From a single Nicotiana tomentosiformis chromosome 2, ASM39032v3, whole genome shotgun sequence genomic region:
- the LOC104112450 gene encoding bZIP transcription factor 17 — MANPLVADPYVPPANNFAGASDPPLDQGNSNNSSNVICDEAFNNEFMFDDLEFDLDIIFPPDDAAILNNSSSLETGQIDPNGFGQQLIPSFNDSSRIFKSSPELRHVSVAGGTSEACHSSGGQTSSGSLVLTAASNQISDVSGYLNVPSPPESNGSNHEDSGNDNNEGSYDSNFPSPESQGSGNCGSHVSEEAFNCPSKSVTSSPIKCVVVEQNIIKLEEMMNTKDNNKCSSILKRKKVSEEDSNNVSKYQKSNYVAECSNVLNSEGGDEKRKARLMRNRESAQLSRQRKKHYVGELEDKVRTMHSTIQDLNAKISYIMSENATLRSQMGPVPSPMPPPPPGMYPVMYPWMPCAPPYMVKPQGSQVPLVPIPRLKPQAAAPAPKGSKKVETKKTEMKTKKVASVSFLGLLFFMLLFGGLVPVINMRYGGVREPFASGDLSGSGHNERHRGRVLAVDGQENRSIYSGKHNGRDYSTNCGRRGQGGDGQPNFNSGTDEFIRSGNDSEPLMASLYVPRNDKLVKIDGNLIIHSVLASEKAMASHRSGDKKSSGETGLAVPGDLAPAIPGRHPHHYRSPVDGKRALGSGDKEKAKSTVQQWFLEGVAGPMLSSGMCTEVFQFDVSSSPGGIVPVTTVRNVSMEQRQNATTRTNKGRNRRILNSLSVSGVTHNISEEHVGGSGKKDDFTGNNSLSSMVVSVLVDPREAGDADGMMGPKSISRIFVVVLIDSVKYVTYSCMLPFKGSVPLVTT; from the exons ATGGCAAATCCATTGGTGGCCGATCCATATGTGCCGCCGGCGAACAACTTTGCCGGTGCCTCGGATCCACCTCTGGACCAAGGAAACAGCAATAACAGTAGTAACGTCATTTGTGATGAAGCATTCAACAACGAATTCATGTTTGATGACCTCGAATTCGACTTAGATATCATCTTCCCTCCTGATGATGCTGCCATTCTCAACAACTCCAGTTCTCTTGAAACGGGTCAGATTGACCCAAATGGGTTTGGTCAACAGCTGATCCCAAGTTTTAACGATTCTTCTCGGATTTTCAAGTCGTCTCCGGAATTACGTCATGTTTCCGTCGCTGGAGGTACGTCCGAGGCGTGTCATAGCTCCGGAGGTCAAACTTCGAGTGGGTCCCTTGTTTTGACTGCAGCATCGAACCAAATTTCAGATGTCTCTGGATATCTGAATGTGCCGTCGCCCCCCGAATCTAATGGGTCTAATCATGAGGATTCTGGAAATGACAACAATGAGGGTTCCTATGATTCGAACTTCCCTTCACCGGAGTCGCAGGGTTCTGGCAATTGTGGCTCCCATGTCTCTGAAGAAGCTTTCAATTGTCCCAGCAAATCGGTAACTTCTTCTCCCATAAAATGTGTAGTAGTAGAACAGAACATCATTAAATTAGAGGAAATGATGAATACAAAAGATAATAATAAGTGTAGCTCCATATTGAAGAGGAAAAAAGTGAGTGAAGAAGATTCAAACAATGTAAGCAAATACCAAAAATCTAATTATGTGGCTGAATGTAGCAATGTGTTGAATAGTGAAGGAGGGGATGAAAAGAGGAAAGCAAGATTGATGAGGAATAGGGAAAGTGCTCAGCTTTCTAGGCAAAGGAAAAAGCATTATGTTGGGGAGTTAGAGGATAAGGTGAGGACTATGCATTCAACTATTCAAGATTTGAATGCTAAAATATCATACATAATGTCCGAGAATGCAACTTTAAGGTCACAGATGGGACCAGTGCCTTCCCCGATGCCACCACCACCCCCTGGGATGTACCCGGTGATGTATCCTTGGATGCCTTGTGCTCCGCCTTATATGGTGAAGCCACAAGGATCACAAGTGCCTTTGGTTCCTATTCCTAGGTTGAAACCACAAGCAGCAGCTCCTGCACCCAAGGGTAGTAAGAAAGTAGAGACTAAGAAGACTGAGATGAAAACCAAGAAGGTTGCGAGTGTTAGTTTCCTTGGCTTGTTGTTCTTCATGCTCCTGTTTGGTGGATTGGTTCCTGTGATAAATATGAGATACGGAGGAGTGAGAGAACCTTTTGCAAGTGGAGATCTTTCTGGAAGTGGGCACAATGAAAGGCATCGTGGAAGAGTTTTGGCTGTTGATGGGCAAGAGAACAGGAGTATTTATTCAGGAAAACATAATGGGAGGGATTACAGCACTAATTGCGGTCGGAGAGGTCAGGGAGGAGATGGTCAACCAAATTTCAATAGCGGCACAGATGAGTTTATTCGCTCGGGCAATGATAGTGAGCCTCTAATGGCCTCATTGTATGTTCCCAGGAATGATAAACTTGTGAAGATTGATGGAAACTTGATAATTCATTCTGTTTTGGCAAGTGAGAAAGCCATGGCATCTCATAGAAGTGGAGATAAGAAGAGCAGTGGAGAGACGGGTCTTGCGGTTCCTGGAGATTTGGCCCCTGCCATCCCAGGGAGGCATCCCCACCATTACCGCAGTCCTGTTGATGGAAAACGTGCTCTTGGCTCTGGGGATAAAGAGAAAGCAAAGTCAACTGTGCAGCAATGGTTCCTTGAAGGCGTTGCTG GGCCTATGTTGAGTTCAGGCATGTGTACTGAAGTGTTCCAGTTTGATGTGTCCTCATCTCCAGGAGGCATAGTTCCTGTTACCACTGTGAGGAATGTTTCTATGGAGCAGAGGCAGAATGCTACTACACGCACCAACAAGGGGAGAAATAGAAGGATCCTTAATAGTCTTTCTGTTTCTGGAGTAACTCACAACATTTCTGAAGAACACGTTGGAGGAAGTGGAAAGAAAGATGACTTCACTGGAAATAATTCACTGTCTTCAATGGTTGTCTCTGTGTTAGTTGATCCAAGAGAGGCAGGTGATGCTGATGGCATGATGGGACCAAAGTCCATCTCTCggatttttgttgttgtattgaTAGATAGTGTGAAGTATGTCACCTACTCTTGTATGCTTCCATTTAAAGGATCTGTTCCTCTAGTGACTACCTGA